In Brienomyrus brachyistius isolate T26 chromosome 14, BBRACH_0.4, whole genome shotgun sequence, the following proteins share a genomic window:
- the LOC125708078 gene encoding pre-mRNA-processing factor 39-like isoform X3 → MDEFDQSYTEQPMTGMLESDPVGGCTLTGTEVAENGCQLATPPISAQGQDPTQNVGPSSDNIPESLGDLPPAPTEQDPSATPMAEQSESAPQEFPQQPESSEQGSPTNMELEDTSKDAGEVEADLSSAEVPFPAEFEKYSKVVEENPEDFTGWTYLLQYVEQENHVGAARMAFDSFFARYPYCYGYWKKYADLEKKAGNVKTAEEVYRQGLQAIPLSVDLWLHYITFLRETAEPNDPQAEATIRSAYEHAVLAAGTDFRSDRLWEAYINWETELGNLANVTAVYDRVLGIPTQLYSHHFQRFRDHVQNNLPKHFLPLEEFVRLRKELAATNGHGEGEAPPEDSELPPGTEDLADPAKLVTEIENMRHRVMESRQEMFNHNEHEVSKRWAFEDGIKRPYFHVKPLEKTQLNNWREYLDFEIENGSLERVVVLFERCLVACALYEDLWIKYAKYMENHSIEGVRNVFKRACMIHLPKKPTIHLLWGAFEEQQGNIEEARGILKTVEEAVPGLAMVRLRRVSLERRHGNLEGAEALLRDAIENAKNASESSFYSIKLARHLFKVQKSLQKARKVLLEAIEKDKVRLTPFPQISNEKSPFHYFVSMDCKVFYGWNNRCRNSWPRSRASVSSYTKYRPGGMGTVQHNQQAFFSLPVTVYRHYHFW, encoded by the exons ATGGACGAATTTG ATCAGTCTTATACAGAACAGCCCATGACTGGTATGCTTGAGTCTGATCCTGTTGGGGGCTGCACCCTGACAGGCACAGAAGTTGCAGAGAATGGCTGCCAGCTTGCAACCCCCCCTATTTCAGCCCAAGGACAGGACCCCACCCAGAATGTTGGGCCTTCCTCGGACAACATTCCTGAATCGTTGGGTGATTTGCCACCAGCCCCAACAGAACAGGATCCATCTGCTACACCAATGGCTGAACAGTCAGAGTCTGCACCACAGGAGTTCCCCCAGCAGCCAGAGTCATCTGAACAGGGCAGTCCAACCAACATGGAGCTGGAGGACACGTCGAAGGATGCCGGGGAAGTGGAGGCGGATCTGTCCAGTGCCGAGGTGCCGTTTCCTGCAGAGTTTGAGAAGTACTCAAAAGTAGTGGAAGAAAACCCTGAAGACTTCACAGGTTGGACTTACCTACTGCAGTACGTGGAGCAAGAG AATCATGTTGGAGCTGCTCGGATGGCTTTCGACTCTTTCTTTGCCCGCTATCCATACTGCTATGGCTACTGGAAAAAGTATGCCGATCTTGAGAAGAAAGCTGGAAATGTAAAGACGGCAGAGGAG GTTTACCGCCAGGGCCTCCAGGCCATCCCCCTCAGCGTGGACTTGTGGTTGCACTATATCACCTTCCTGAGGGAGACGGCCGAACCAAACGACCCTCAGGCAGAGGCGACGATACGATC TGCGTACGAGCACGCGGTGTTGGCTGCAGGCACCGACTTCCGTTCCGACCGCCTCTGGGAGGCCTACATCAACTGGGAGACGGAGTTGGGGAACCTGGCCAATGTCACCGCTGTCTACGACCGAGTCCTGGGCATCCCAACGCAGCTCTACAGCCACCACTTCCAGAG GTTCCGAGACCACGTCCAGAACAACCTGCCCAAGCATTTCCTGCCTCTGGAGGAGTTCGTGCGCTTGAGAAAGGAACTGGCTGCGACGAATGGACACGGCGAAGGAGAGGCACCACCTGAAGATAGCGAGCTTCCGCCTGGCACCGAGGACCTTGCTGACCCTGCCAAG TTGGTCACAGAGATTGAGAACATGCGACACAGGGTGATGGAGTCCCGCCAGGAAATGTTCAATCACAATGAGCACGAAGTCAGTAAGCGCTGGGCCTTTGAAGATGGG ATCAAGAGGCCGTACTTCCATGTGAAACCCTTGGAGAAGACTCAGCTGAACAACTGGAGAGAGTATCTGGACTTTGAGATCGAGAACGGGTCCCTGGAGCGTGTGGTGGTGCTGTTTGAGCGATGTCTGGTGGCCTGTGCCCTCTACGAGGACCTGTGGATTAAG TATGCAAAGTACATGGAAAACCACAGCATCGAAGGCGTGCGCAATGTTTTCAAGAGAGCCTGCATGATCCACCTGCCGAAGAAGCCGACCATTCACCTGCTGTGGGGCGCGTTCGAGGAGCAGCAGG GCAACATAGAGGAGGCACGTGGTATCCTGaagactgtggaagaggcagtgCCTGGACTGGCCATGGTGAGGTTGCGTCGGGTCAGCTTGGAGCGTCGCCATGGAAACCTGGAGGGTGCAGAGGCGCTGCTGCGGGATGCAATTGAGAATGCAAAGAATGCCAGCGAGTCCTCCTTCTATTCTATCAAGCTGGCGCGACACCTTTTCAAGGTGCAGAAAAGCTTGCAGAAGGCCAGGAAAGTACTGCTCGAGGCTATTGAGAAGGATAAGGTGAGGCTGACCCCATTCCCTCAAATCAGTAATGAGAAGAGCCCCTTCCATTATTTTGTGAGTATGGATTGTAAAGTGTTCTATGGATGGAATAACCGTTGCAGGAATTCCTGGCCTAGAAGCAGGGCCAGTGTGTCAAGCTATACTAAATACAGACCTGGAGGAATGGGAACTGTGCAGCACAACCAGCAagcatttttttctctcccagTAACTGTTTACAGGCATTACCATTTCTGGTGA
- the LOC125708078 gene encoding pre-mRNA-processing factor 39-like isoform X1, whose translation MDEFDQSYTEQPMTGMLESDPVGGCTLTGTEVAENGCQLATPPISAQGQDPTQNVGPSSDNIPESLGDLPPAPTEQDPSATPMAEQSESAPQEFPQQPESSEQGSPTNMELEDTSKDAGEVEADLSSAEVPFPAEFEKYSKVVEENPEDFTGWTYLLQYVEQENHVGAARMAFDSFFARYPYCYGYWKKYADLEKKAGNVKTAEEVYRQGLQAIPLSVDLWLHYITFLRETAEPNDPQAEATIRSAYEHAVLAAGTDFRSDRLWEAYINWETELGNLANVTAVYDRVLGIPTQLYSHHFQRFRDHVQNNLPKHFLPLEEFVRLRKELAATNGHGEGEAPPEDSELPPGTEDLADPAKLVTEIENMRHRVMESRQEMFNHNEHEVSKRWAFEDGIKRPYFHVKPLEKTQLNNWREYLDFEIENGSLERVVVLFERCLVACALYEDLWIKYAKYMENHSIEGVRNVFKRACMIHLPKKPTIHLLWGAFEEQQGNIEEARGILKTVEEAVPGLAMVRLRRVSLERRHGNLEGAEALLRDAIENAKNASESSFYSIKLARHLFKVQKSLQKARKVLLEAIEKDKMSPRLYLNLLELEYSGDVRQSEEDILACFDRALSSPMHLESRLTFSQRKVEFLEDFGSDVNTLVAAYEEHQKLQKEQESSKRKAENGSQEPDLKKQRMDDHSMNPGHMMPDMQANHSAYNYNWYQQYNYQNPWGYGQYYPPPPT comes from the exons ATGGACGAATTTG ATCAGTCTTATACAGAACAGCCCATGACTGGTATGCTTGAGTCTGATCCTGTTGGGGGCTGCACCCTGACAGGCACAGAAGTTGCAGAGAATGGCTGCCAGCTTGCAACCCCCCCTATTTCAGCCCAAGGACAGGACCCCACCCAGAATGTTGGGCCTTCCTCGGACAACATTCCTGAATCGTTGGGTGATTTGCCACCAGCCCCAACAGAACAGGATCCATCTGCTACACCAATGGCTGAACAGTCAGAGTCTGCACCACAGGAGTTCCCCCAGCAGCCAGAGTCATCTGAACAGGGCAGTCCAACCAACATGGAGCTGGAGGACACGTCGAAGGATGCCGGGGAAGTGGAGGCGGATCTGTCCAGTGCCGAGGTGCCGTTTCCTGCAGAGTTTGAGAAGTACTCAAAAGTAGTGGAAGAAAACCCTGAAGACTTCACAGGTTGGACTTACCTACTGCAGTACGTGGAGCAAGAG AATCATGTTGGAGCTGCTCGGATGGCTTTCGACTCTTTCTTTGCCCGCTATCCATACTGCTATGGCTACTGGAAAAAGTATGCCGATCTTGAGAAGAAAGCTGGAAATGTAAAGACGGCAGAGGAG GTTTACCGCCAGGGCCTCCAGGCCATCCCCCTCAGCGTGGACTTGTGGTTGCACTATATCACCTTCCTGAGGGAGACGGCCGAACCAAACGACCCTCAGGCAGAGGCGACGATACGATC TGCGTACGAGCACGCGGTGTTGGCTGCAGGCACCGACTTCCGTTCCGACCGCCTCTGGGAGGCCTACATCAACTGGGAGACGGAGTTGGGGAACCTGGCCAATGTCACCGCTGTCTACGACCGAGTCCTGGGCATCCCAACGCAGCTCTACAGCCACCACTTCCAGAG GTTCCGAGACCACGTCCAGAACAACCTGCCCAAGCATTTCCTGCCTCTGGAGGAGTTCGTGCGCTTGAGAAAGGAACTGGCTGCGACGAATGGACACGGCGAAGGAGAGGCACCACCTGAAGATAGCGAGCTTCCGCCTGGCACCGAGGACCTTGCTGACCCTGCCAAG TTGGTCACAGAGATTGAGAACATGCGACACAGGGTGATGGAGTCCCGCCAGGAAATGTTCAATCACAATGAGCACGAAGTCAGTAAGCGCTGGGCCTTTGAAGATGGG ATCAAGAGGCCGTACTTCCATGTGAAACCCTTGGAGAAGACTCAGCTGAACAACTGGAGAGAGTATCTGGACTTTGAGATCGAGAACGGGTCCCTGGAGCGTGTGGTGGTGCTGTTTGAGCGATGTCTGGTGGCCTGTGCCCTCTACGAGGACCTGTGGATTAAG TATGCAAAGTACATGGAAAACCACAGCATCGAAGGCGTGCGCAATGTTTTCAAGAGAGCCTGCATGATCCACCTGCCGAAGAAGCCGACCATTCACCTGCTGTGGGGCGCGTTCGAGGAGCAGCAGG GCAACATAGAGGAGGCACGTGGTATCCTGaagactgtggaagaggcagtgCCTGGACTGGCCATGGTGAGGTTGCGTCGGGTCAGCTTGGAGCGTCGCCATGGAAACCTGGAGGGTGCAGAGGCGCTGCTGCGGGATGCAATTGAGAATGCAAAGAATGCCAGCGAGTCCTCCTTCTATTCTATCAAGCTGGCGCGACACCTTTTCAAGGTGCAGAAAAGCTTGCAGAAGGCCAGGAAAGTACTGCTCGAGGCTATTGAGAAGGATAAG ATGAGCCCCAGGCTTTACCTGAATCTTCTTGAGCTGGAGTACAGTGGGGATGTGCGGCAGAGTGAGGAGGACATTCTGGCCTGCTTTGACAGAGCTCTAAGCAGCCCCATGCACCTTGAGTCCCGCCTCACCTTCTCTCAGCGCAAAGTGGAATTCCTTGAGGACTTCGGCAGTGACGTTAACAC GCTTGTGGCTGCTTATGAGGAACATCAGAAGCTCCAGAAAGAACAGGAATCTTCAAAGAGGAAGGCTGAGAATGG CTCGCAGGAGCCGGACCTTAAGAAACAGCGCATGGATGACCACAGCATGAACCCGGGTCACATGATGCCTGACATGCAGGCCAATCATTCAGCCTACAATTACAACTGGTACCAG CAATACAACTACCAGAACCCTTGGGGTTATGGACAGTACTACCCTCCCCCTCCCACCTGA
- the LOC125708078 gene encoding pre-mRNA-processing factor 39-like isoform X2: protein MDEFGTEVAENGCQLATPPISAQGQDPTQNVGPSSDNIPESLGDLPPAPTEQDPSATPMAEQSESAPQEFPQQPESSEQGSPTNMELEDTSKDAGEVEADLSSAEVPFPAEFEKYSKVVEENPEDFTGWTYLLQYVEQENHVGAARMAFDSFFARYPYCYGYWKKYADLEKKAGNVKTAEEVYRQGLQAIPLSVDLWLHYITFLRETAEPNDPQAEATIRSAYEHAVLAAGTDFRSDRLWEAYINWETELGNLANVTAVYDRVLGIPTQLYSHHFQRFRDHVQNNLPKHFLPLEEFVRLRKELAATNGHGEGEAPPEDSELPPGTEDLADPAKLVTEIENMRHRVMESRQEMFNHNEHEVSKRWAFEDGIKRPYFHVKPLEKTQLNNWREYLDFEIENGSLERVVVLFERCLVACALYEDLWIKYAKYMENHSIEGVRNVFKRACMIHLPKKPTIHLLWGAFEEQQGNIEEARGILKTVEEAVPGLAMVRLRRVSLERRHGNLEGAEALLRDAIENAKNASESSFYSIKLARHLFKVQKSLQKARKVLLEAIEKDKMSPRLYLNLLELEYSGDVRQSEEDILACFDRALSSPMHLESRLTFSQRKVEFLEDFGSDVNTLVAAYEEHQKLQKEQESSKRKAENGSQEPDLKKQRMDDHSMNPGHMMPDMQANHSAYNYNWYQQYNYQNPWGYGQYYPPPPT from the exons ATGGACGAATTTG GCACAGAAGTTGCAGAGAATGGCTGCCAGCTTGCAACCCCCCCTATTTCAGCCCAAGGACAGGACCCCACCCAGAATGTTGGGCCTTCCTCGGACAACATTCCTGAATCGTTGGGTGATTTGCCACCAGCCCCAACAGAACAGGATCCATCTGCTACACCAATGGCTGAACAGTCAGAGTCTGCACCACAGGAGTTCCCCCAGCAGCCAGAGTCATCTGAACAGGGCAGTCCAACCAACATGGAGCTGGAGGACACGTCGAAGGATGCCGGGGAAGTGGAGGCGGATCTGTCCAGTGCCGAGGTGCCGTTTCCTGCAGAGTTTGAGAAGTACTCAAAAGTAGTGGAAGAAAACCCTGAAGACTTCACAGGTTGGACTTACCTACTGCAGTACGTGGAGCAAGAG AATCATGTTGGAGCTGCTCGGATGGCTTTCGACTCTTTCTTTGCCCGCTATCCATACTGCTATGGCTACTGGAAAAAGTATGCCGATCTTGAGAAGAAAGCTGGAAATGTAAAGACGGCAGAGGAG GTTTACCGCCAGGGCCTCCAGGCCATCCCCCTCAGCGTGGACTTGTGGTTGCACTATATCACCTTCCTGAGGGAGACGGCCGAACCAAACGACCCTCAGGCAGAGGCGACGATACGATC TGCGTACGAGCACGCGGTGTTGGCTGCAGGCACCGACTTCCGTTCCGACCGCCTCTGGGAGGCCTACATCAACTGGGAGACGGAGTTGGGGAACCTGGCCAATGTCACCGCTGTCTACGACCGAGTCCTGGGCATCCCAACGCAGCTCTACAGCCACCACTTCCAGAG GTTCCGAGACCACGTCCAGAACAACCTGCCCAAGCATTTCCTGCCTCTGGAGGAGTTCGTGCGCTTGAGAAAGGAACTGGCTGCGACGAATGGACACGGCGAAGGAGAGGCACCACCTGAAGATAGCGAGCTTCCGCCTGGCACCGAGGACCTTGCTGACCCTGCCAAG TTGGTCACAGAGATTGAGAACATGCGACACAGGGTGATGGAGTCCCGCCAGGAAATGTTCAATCACAATGAGCACGAAGTCAGTAAGCGCTGGGCCTTTGAAGATGGG ATCAAGAGGCCGTACTTCCATGTGAAACCCTTGGAGAAGACTCAGCTGAACAACTGGAGAGAGTATCTGGACTTTGAGATCGAGAACGGGTCCCTGGAGCGTGTGGTGGTGCTGTTTGAGCGATGTCTGGTGGCCTGTGCCCTCTACGAGGACCTGTGGATTAAG TATGCAAAGTACATGGAAAACCACAGCATCGAAGGCGTGCGCAATGTTTTCAAGAGAGCCTGCATGATCCACCTGCCGAAGAAGCCGACCATTCACCTGCTGTGGGGCGCGTTCGAGGAGCAGCAGG GCAACATAGAGGAGGCACGTGGTATCCTGaagactgtggaagaggcagtgCCTGGACTGGCCATGGTGAGGTTGCGTCGGGTCAGCTTGGAGCGTCGCCATGGAAACCTGGAGGGTGCAGAGGCGCTGCTGCGGGATGCAATTGAGAATGCAAAGAATGCCAGCGAGTCCTCCTTCTATTCTATCAAGCTGGCGCGACACCTTTTCAAGGTGCAGAAAAGCTTGCAGAAGGCCAGGAAAGTACTGCTCGAGGCTATTGAGAAGGATAAG ATGAGCCCCAGGCTTTACCTGAATCTTCTTGAGCTGGAGTACAGTGGGGATGTGCGGCAGAGTGAGGAGGACATTCTGGCCTGCTTTGACAGAGCTCTAAGCAGCCCCATGCACCTTGAGTCCCGCCTCACCTTCTCTCAGCGCAAAGTGGAATTCCTTGAGGACTTCGGCAGTGACGTTAACAC GCTTGTGGCTGCTTATGAGGAACATCAGAAGCTCCAGAAAGAACAGGAATCTTCAAAGAGGAAGGCTGAGAATGG CTCGCAGGAGCCGGACCTTAAGAAACAGCGCATGGATGACCACAGCATGAACCCGGGTCACATGATGCCTGACATGCAGGCCAATCATTCAGCCTACAATTACAACTGGTACCAG CAATACAACTACCAGAACCCTTGGGGTTATGGACAGTACTACCCTCCCCCTCCCACCTGA